A window from Dioscorea cayenensis subsp. rotundata cultivar TDr96_F1 chromosome 10, TDr96_F1_v2_PseudoChromosome.rev07_lg8_w22 25.fasta, whole genome shotgun sequence encodes these proteins:
- the LOC120270476 gene encoding sucrose nonfermenting 4-like protein isoform X2, producing MVLVRILWPHGSQQASVTGSFVSWEQHYVMFPLENSPGSFQLFLDLPYRFLIDGVCRYDEMLPYVADDYGMINNLLVTLEENTMPLTLQDDPQMVRSTDVRTALYAGSPSSTIPDTLAAELLDVFIQYSRCWVSTILSNNTVYDMLPVSSKVVLFDAQLSVKQGFQIMYELGLPVVPIWDPFRTTVGGMLTASDFIYILRELQEDALIQSNEDLDKCTISDWKQFKFQQRNPVGSLAMQSPVIHASHSDSLKDVVVKIVQNQISSIPVFDPSSGDASSIPILTLASLPEILKYISERCQDPMRILPLLEQPISRIPIGTWLPGTGGRSDGHVVAFLKFDEPVTSAFQIFLQAKISSIPVVDCHGSLIDVFSRSDILTLTKGDVSAHAQLDQLTMDQALQLVYHNSGPRPSWTCYCSSTLREVIEQLSNLVVRRLVIVDPISKQLRGIISLRDVLMILL from the exons ATGGTTCTGGTGAGGATATTGTGGCCTCATGGCAGCCAACAGGCCAGCGTGACTGGCTCTTTCGTGAG TTGGGAGCAACATTATGTGATGTTTCCTTTGGAGAACTCGCCGGGGAGTTTTCAGTTGTTCCTTGATCTTCCG TACCGATTCTTGATTGATGGTGTATGTCGATATGATGAAATGCTGCCTTATGTCGCTGATGATTATGGtatgataaataatttgttgGTTACATTGGAAGAAAACACCATGCCTTTAACTCTACAAGATGATCCACAAATGGTCAGAAGCACGGATGTTCGTACTGCTTTGTATGCG GGCTCACCATCTAGCACCATTCCTGATACATTAGCAGCAGAATTGTTAGATGTATTCATTCAATATTCTCGCTGCTGGGTATCTACTATTTTGTCAAATAATACTGTGTATGATATGCTTCCTGTTTCAAGCAAG GTGGTTCTTTTTGATGCTCAATTGTCTGTTAAACAAGGATTTCAGATCATGTATGAACTA GGCTTGCCTGTTGTTCCTATATGGGATCCGTTCAGAACTACAGTAGGGGGAATGTTAACTGCTTCTGACTTCATATACATTCTAAGAGAG CTGCAGGAAGATGCACTAATACAATCCAATGAAGATCTTGATAAGTGCACAATCTCTGATTGGAAACAATTTAAGTTTCAGCAGAGAAATCCTGTTGGGTCTCTAGCCATGCAGAGTCCTGTCATACAT GCCTCTCATAGTGACTCTCTGAAAGATGTGGTTGTGAAGATTGTGCAAAATCAGATATCCTCAATTCCTGTGTTTGACCCTTCTTCTGGTGATGCATCATCCATACCAATCTTAACTCTTGCATCTCTTCCTGAGATTTTGAAAT ATATATCTGAAAGATGTCAGGACCCTATGAGAATTCTTCCCCTTTTAGAACAACCAATTTCCAGAATTCCTATTGGAACCTGGCTGCCTGGCACTGGTGGGAGAAGCGATGGTCATGTAGTGGCATTTTTAAAGTTTGATGAGCCTGTAACTTCtgcttttcaaattttcttgcaAG CTAAGATAAGTTCCATACCAGTTGTCGATTGCCATGGATCGTTGATTGATGTATTCTCTCGCAG TGACATTTTAACCTTAACCAAAGGTGATGTGTCTGCTCATGCTCAACTTGATCAATTGACAATGGACCAA GCTTTGCAACTAGTATATCACAATAGCGGTCCTAGGCCATCCTGGACATGTTACTGTTCAAGCACCCTCCGGGAGGTCATCGAGCAACTCTCCAATCTAG TGGTTCGGAGGCTTGTCATTGTTGATCCCATAAGCAAACAGCTGAGAGGCATAATATCATTGAGGGATGTACTCATGATCCTCCTTTGA
- the LOC120270476 gene encoding sucrose nonfermenting 4-like protein isoform X1, whose amino-acid sequence MVLVRILWPHGSQQASVTGSFVSWEQHYVMFPLENSPGSFQLFLDLPVGFHQYRFLIDGVCRYDEMLPYVADDYGMINNLLVTLEENTMPLTLQDDPQMVRSTDVRTALYAGSPSSTIPDTLAAELLDVFIQYSRCWVSTILSNNTVYDMLPVSSKVVLFDAQLSVKQGFQIMYELGLPVVPIWDPFRTTVGGMLTASDFIYILRELQEDALIQSNEDLDKCTISDWKQFKFQQRNPVGSLAMQSPVIHASHSDSLKDVVVKIVQNQISSIPVFDPSSGDASSIPILTLASLPEILKYISERCQDPMRILPLLEQPISRIPIGTWLPGTGGRSDGHVVAFLKFDEPVTSAFQIFLQAKISSIPVVDCHGSLIDVFSRSDILTLTKGDVSAHAQLDQLTMDQALQLVYHNSGPRPSWTCYCSSTLREVIEQLSNLVVRRLVIVDPISKQLRGIISLRDVLMILL is encoded by the exons ATGGTTCTGGTGAGGATATTGTGGCCTCATGGCAGCCAACAGGCCAGCGTGACTGGCTCTTTCGTGAG TTGGGAGCAACATTATGTGATGTTTCCTTTGGAGAACTCGCCGGGGAGTTTTCAGTTGTTCCTTGATCTTCCGGTTGGATTCCATCAG TACCGATTCTTGATTGATGGTGTATGTCGATATGATGAAATGCTGCCTTATGTCGCTGATGATTATGGtatgataaataatttgttgGTTACATTGGAAGAAAACACCATGCCTTTAACTCTACAAGATGATCCACAAATGGTCAGAAGCACGGATGTTCGTACTGCTTTGTATGCG GGCTCACCATCTAGCACCATTCCTGATACATTAGCAGCAGAATTGTTAGATGTATTCATTCAATATTCTCGCTGCTGGGTATCTACTATTTTGTCAAATAATACTGTGTATGATATGCTTCCTGTTTCAAGCAAG GTGGTTCTTTTTGATGCTCAATTGTCTGTTAAACAAGGATTTCAGATCATGTATGAACTA GGCTTGCCTGTTGTTCCTATATGGGATCCGTTCAGAACTACAGTAGGGGGAATGTTAACTGCTTCTGACTTCATATACATTCTAAGAGAG CTGCAGGAAGATGCACTAATACAATCCAATGAAGATCTTGATAAGTGCACAATCTCTGATTGGAAACAATTTAAGTTTCAGCAGAGAAATCCTGTTGGGTCTCTAGCCATGCAGAGTCCTGTCATACAT GCCTCTCATAGTGACTCTCTGAAAGATGTGGTTGTGAAGATTGTGCAAAATCAGATATCCTCAATTCCTGTGTTTGACCCTTCTTCTGGTGATGCATCATCCATACCAATCTTAACTCTTGCATCTCTTCCTGAGATTTTGAAAT ATATATCTGAAAGATGTCAGGACCCTATGAGAATTCTTCCCCTTTTAGAACAACCAATTTCCAGAATTCCTATTGGAACCTGGCTGCCTGGCACTGGTGGGAGAAGCGATGGTCATGTAGTGGCATTTTTAAAGTTTGATGAGCCTGTAACTTCtgcttttcaaattttcttgcaAG CTAAGATAAGTTCCATACCAGTTGTCGATTGCCATGGATCGTTGATTGATGTATTCTCTCGCAG TGACATTTTAACCTTAACCAAAGGTGATGTGTCTGCTCATGCTCAACTTGATCAATTGACAATGGACCAA GCTTTGCAACTAGTATATCACAATAGCGGTCCTAGGCCATCCTGGACATGTTACTGTTCAAGCACCCTCCGGGAGGTCATCGAGCAACTCTCCAATCTAG TGGTTCGGAGGCTTGTCATTGTTGATCCCATAAGCAAACAGCTGAGAGGCATAATATCATTGAGGGATGTACTCATGATCCTCCTTTGA